A stretch of the Pelmatolapia mariae isolate MD_Pm_ZW linkage group LG23, Pm_UMD_F_2, whole genome shotgun sequence genome encodes the following:
- the LOC134620370 gene encoding E3 ubiquitin-protein ligase TRIM21-like, with the protein MSAASCLLSEDQFLCSICWDVFTDPVSTPCGHNFCKNCISQHWDISEKCQCPVCKNVFYTKTELHTNTFISDMVSQFRREAQQKVSSSSSEQQAAKPGEVPCDICTGTKLKALKSCLVCLASYCQTHLESHLTMKGLKRHQLIDPEENLEGRMCMKHDKPLELFCKTDQTCVCMLCSVIDHRTHESVPLGEEYEVKKAELGKTEAEIQQMITNRLLKIRKIKKSVKMSKDAVDREKAKGVRVFTALSKSLRRRLSKLIKEIEDKQETTEKQAEGFIKDLEQEISELMKRSSEVEQLSRSKDHLHLLQSFSSLKAAPTTKHWTEVSIHPPSYEGTVVRVVDQLKETLSKDMKKLFEAELKRVQQYAVDVTLDPHTAHPKLILSDDGKQVHCGDKKKKCPDNPERFSEEIVVSGKQSFSSGRFYFEVLVKEKTEWALGVVRESVNRKKKITPSPEKGYWTVGVYENICVAFEDPEVRLPLQSYPDKVGVFVDYEEGLVSFYDADHAALIYSFTGCCFTGKLYPFFCPGVNDDDNSAPLIICPVNQSV; encoded by the coding sequence ATGTCTGCTGCCAGCTGTCTTCTATCTGAAGATCAGTTTCTGTGCTCCATATGTTGGGATGTCTTCACTGATCCAGTCTCCACACCATGTGGACACAACTTCTGCAAAAACTGCATCAGTCAACACTGGGATATCAGTGAGAAGTGTCAGTGTCCtgtgtgtaaaaatgtgttCTACACAAAAACTGAACTGCACACCAACACTTTCATCTCTGACATGGTTTCTCAGTTCAGACGTGAAGCTCAGCAGAAAGTCAgtagcagcagctcagagcaacAAGCTGCAAAACCAGGAGAAGTTCCCTGTGACATCTGCACTGGAACCAAACTGAAGGCCCTGAAGTCCTGCCTGGTGTGTCTGGCCTCCTACTGTCAGACTCACCTGGAGTCTCATCTGACAATGAAAGGTctgaaaagacatcagctgatCGATCCTGAGGAGAACCTGGAAGGCAGGATGTGTATGAAGCACGATAAACCTCTGGAGCTGTTCTGTAAGACTGATCAGACGTGTGTCTGCATGCTCTGCTCTGTCATAGACCACAGGACTCATGAGTCTGTTCCTCTGGGAGAAGAATATGAAGTAAAGAAGGCAGAACTGGGGAAGACTGAAGCTGAAATTCAACAGATGATCACAAACAGACTACTGAAGATTCGAAAGATCAAAAAGTCAGTGAAGATGAGCAAAGATGCTGTTGacagagagaaagcaaaaggTGTTCGCGTCTTTACTGCTCTGAGCAAGAGTCTCAGGAGGCGTTTGAGCAAGCTCATAAAGGAGAttgaagacaaacaggaaacaacagagaaacaggctgaagGTTTCATCAAAGATCTGGAACAGGAAATCTCTGAGCTGATGAAGAGAAGCTCAgaggtggagcagctctcacgcTCTAAAgatcacctccacctcctccaaagcTTCTCCTCTCTGAAAGCTGCTCCAACCACCAAACACTGGACAGAGGTCAGTATCCATCCACCATCATATGAGGGGACTGTGGTGAGAGttgtggatcagctgaaggaGACACTCAGTAAAGACATGAAGAAGCTGTTTGAGGCTGAGCTAAAGAGGGTCCAGCAGTATGCAGTGGATGTGACTCTTGATCCTCATACAGCACATCCTAAACTCATCCTATCTGATGATGGAAAACAAGTACACTGTGGtgataagaagaagaaatgtcCAGACAACCCAGAGAGATTTTCTGAAGAGATTGTTGTTTCCGGAAAGCAGAGTTTCTCTTCAGGCAGATTTTACTTTGAGGTTCTGGTTAAAGAAAAGACCGAATGGGCTTTAGGAGTGGTCAGAGAGTCAgtcaacaggaagaaaaaaatcacaccgAGTCCTGAGAAAGGTTACTGGACTGTAGGAGTATATGAAAACATTTGTGTAGCTTTTGAGGATCCTGAAGTCCGTCTCCCGCTTCAGTCTTATCCTGACAAGGTGGGGGTGTTTGTGGATTATGAGGAGGGTCTGGTCTCCTTTTATGATGCAGATCATGCAGCTCTTATCTACTCCTTCACtggctgctgcttcactgggaaACTCTACCCATTCTTCTGTCCTGGtgttaatgatgatgataactcTGCACCTCTGATCATCTGTCCTGTCAATCAGTCAGTCTGA
- the LOC134620395 gene encoding uncharacterized protein LOC134620395 has product MTMREAGQRVQPNLSRFTVASIIRTFREENRTQRRPPGGGRLRLLSEEQERELVNMVIANNVIRLQEIQRRVIEDDHLFRGINAISLSTIDRILRKNQFRMKQAYRVPFERNSDRVKNQRVEYVQRIFEIEGRPVPHEMIFVDEAGFNLTKRRKRGRNIIGHRAIVNVPGQRGGNVTMCAAISQRGVLHRHAVLGPYNTMLLLAFLDGLRQHMFQLDYREPAQPEQPHYVVVWDNVSFHRAALVRDWFTNNPRFSNIFLPAYSPFLNPIEELFSAWRWKVYDREPYVRVHLLQAMEEACLDISVDACQGWIRHARGFYPRCLAGANIACDVDEILWPDPDQRQDAVVG; this is encoded by the exons ATGACTATGAGGGAGGCTGGGCAACGAGtacaaccaaatttgagtcgCTTCACTGTTGCCTCCATCATCAGAACCTTCAGGGAGGAAAACAG GACACAGAGACGACCACCTGGTGGAGGCAGGTTAAGGCTTTTGTCGGAGGAGCAAGAGAGGGAACTTGTAAACATGGTAATTGCAAATAATGTAATCCGCCTGCAAGAGATTCAAAGGAGAGTGATTGAGGATGATCATCTTTTTCGAGGCATAAATGCCATCAGCCTCTCCACAATTGACCGCATCCTCCGAAAGAATCAATTCCGGATGAAACAGGCATACCGAGTCCCTTTCGAACGAAACTCTGACAGAGTGAAAAACCAACGTGTGGAATATGTTCAG AGAATCTTTGAGATTGAAGGACGGCCTGTTCCCCATGAAATGATCTTTGTGGATGAGGCAGGTTTTAACCTgaccaaaagaaggaaaagggggAGGAACATAATTGGCCATCGGGCTATTGTAAATGTCCCTGGTCAGCGTGGGGGGAATGTCACTATGTGCGCAGCCATCAGCCAACGAGGGGTACTCCACCGCCATGCCGTACTAGGACCCTATAACACTATGcttctccttgcttttcttgatggtttaagacaacatatgttccagctggactacagggaaccagcacagccagagcagcctcACTACGTTGTTGTGTGGGATAACGTCAGCTTCCATCGCGCTGCTCTGGTTCGTGACTGGTTTACCAATAACCCAAGGTTTTCTAATATctttctgcctgcatactccCCCTTTCTAAACCCGATAGAGGAGTTATTTTCGGCATGGCGGTGGAAAGTGTATGACCGAGAACCTTATGTCCGTGTTCACCTCCTTCAGGCCATGGAAGAGGCCTGCCTAGACATATCAGTAGATGCATGCCAGGGGTGGATCAGGCATGCAAGAGGATTTTACCCCCGCTGCCTGGCTGGGGCCAATATagcctgtgatgtggatgagattctCTGGCCTGACCCAGACCAAAGACAAGATGCTGTGGTGGGATaa